The DNA segment CCGCGTAGGCGCCGAAGGTGAGGGCGTTGAGCTTCTCCGGGCGGGCGAACGTGACGGTGGCGACCCCGTCCTGCCTGGTCACACGGAGGTGCTCCCAGTGCTCCACCGGGTCTGCTGAGCCGGAAAAGGGGCTCATGGTGTGCGGCCTCCTTCGGTCGGGGGACTCGTCCGAAGGAGGCCGGAGACCCGGTGAAAGAGCGGCGTGCCCCCTCAAATTATCACTCCTCCGTGACTACCGTCACGAGTACGCGATAAAGAAGATGACAGGACTCTGCCCGGAAGTCCCGCCAGAATGTGGCACAGGTCCCATTTCCTCCGGGCCGCTGCCTCTACTCGCGACGCCTCCGGCTCCGTATCGTTGAAATCAGGACAACCCCCTCCACACCGAACGGACCACCAGCCGTGCCGGACACCTCGCGCCCCGCCTCGTGGCGCATCGCACTGCCGCACACCGCGGCCGCGGTGCCGATAGCGCGTGCGCTGATCCGTACGGTGCTCGCCGACCTGGAGGGCGAGGAGGCCGCGGACTCCGACACGGCCGAGCTCCTCACGTCCGAGCTGGTCGCCAACGCCGTGGAACACACGCTCGGCAGCGACCCCATCGAGCTGGTCGTGGAGGTCCTGCACACCGGCTGCCAGGTCGAGGTGCACGACCGGGACCCGGTCCCGCCCGGTGATCTGACCCGGACGCCGCCGACCGGCCCGCCCGACCCGTGGCAGGAGCACGGCCGCGGCCTGCTGCTCATCCGGACGCTCAGTTCGTCCTACGGCCACCGCCCGACGGAGCACGGCAAGGCCGTCTGGTTCACGCTTCCGGCGGGGCCTGCGT comes from the Streptomyces sp. NBC_01471 genome and includes:
- a CDS encoding ATP-binding protein produces the protein MPDTSRPASWRIALPHTAAAVPIARALIRTVLADLEGEEAADSDTAELLTSELVANAVEHTLGSDPIELVVEVLHTGCQVEVHDRDPVPPGDLTRTPPTGPPDPWQEHGRGLLLIRTLSSSYGHRPTEHGKAVWFTLPAGPAY